One region of Lactobacillus johnsonii genomic DNA includes:
- a CDS encoding YycH family regulatory protein, translating into MRFKDKVSRVALRVSLIVMVVLSIILSAVIWGSDARFSRIEETSNQTQTKDLGQRSLRDIYLPTQTFYFKNKQMYQVYDTKNNLPLEFSKLTQSLKPLLPIRVWSSQTKYEKMLKNPNYIQLTYPDQITISLFLTNVRKTDSREFNRFFVLTTSSDYIYLGNDENHTLYRVRLNDVSFKTLIEHIRNAQTQMPVTIEKVHDDYLPFYEKNLSLPVYSYLTNEESDSYFVYRLLGSNNPTQHNNGNTITYSNGVYERLIAAKHTHNYEYIDYQQDQIPKTISRKLNDSLYFVRKIGLSEPDLRFFDADDNTVIYQNYVEEYPIFLPGKYKMRAQVKFAPNGMTINFNSLDLQIPIPTNGEKKTLIPTTEAMDELYQKGYHRKDIERIIIGYTAKSSNSKNKKLVDLEPAYYVKINKQWKTLDEWLNTNNQLDSAGKEGLVDGL; encoded by the coding sequence ATGAGGTTTAAAGATAAAGTTTCTAGAGTTGCATTGCGTGTTAGTTTAATTGTAATGGTTGTCTTATCAATAATTCTATCAGCGGTTATTTGGGGATCAGATGCTCGATTTTCTAGAATTGAAGAAACATCTAATCAAACGCAAACTAAGGATCTAGGGCAGCGTTCTTTAAGAGATATCTATCTCCCAACGCAAACTTTTTATTTTAAAAATAAACAAATGTATCAAGTCTACGATACAAAGAATAATTTACCTTTAGAATTCTCTAAATTAACTCAGTCTTTAAAGCCGCTACTACCAATCCGCGTTTGGTCTAGCCAAACTAAGTATGAAAAAATGTTAAAAAATCCTAACTATATTCAGTTAACATATCCAGATCAGATAACGATTTCATTATTTTTAACTAACGTAAGAAAAACTGATAGTCGGGAATTTAATCGCTTTTTTGTATTAACGACTTCTAGTGACTACATCTATTTAGGTAATGATGAGAACCATACACTCTATCGGGTTCGTTTAAACGATGTCTCATTCAAGACCCTAATTGAGCATATTAGAAACGCTCAAACTCAAATGCCAGTCACTATTGAAAAGGTACATGATGACTATTTACCTTTCTATGAAAAAAATCTAAGCTTGCCAGTTTATAGCTACTTAACTAATGAAGAATCTGATTCATATTTTGTTTATCGCTTGTTAGGATCAAATAATCCGACCCAGCATAATAATGGCAATACAATTACCTACTCTAATGGAGTATATGAACGTTTAATAGCTGCTAAGCATACTCATAACTATGAATATATTGATTATCAACAAGATCAAATTCCTAAGACAATTAGTCGAAAATTAAATGATAGTTTATATTTTGTACGAAAGATTGGTTTATCAGAACCAGATTTAAGATTCTTTGATGCAGACGACAATACAGTTATCTATCAAAATTATGTCGAAGAATATCCAATCTTTTTACCAGGAAAATATAAGATGCGAGCACAGGTAAAATTTGCACCTAATGGGATGACGATTAACTTCAATAGTTTAGACTTACAGATTCCAATTCCAACTAATGGGGAGAAGAAAACTTTAATTCCAACTACTGAGGCCATGGATGAGTTATACCAAAAAGGATATCACCGAAAAGATATTGAAAGAATTATTATTGGATACACAGCTAAATCTTCTAACAGTAAAAATAAGAAATTGGTAGATTTAGAGCCAGCTTATTATGTAAAAATTAATAAGCAGTGGAAGACCTTAGATGAATGGCTTAATACAAATAATCAGTTAGATAGTGCAGGAAAGGAGGGACTAGTAGATGGACTTTAA
- the yycF gene encoding response regulator YycF, which translates to MPKKILVVDDEKPISDIIKFNLTKEGFDVDTAYDGEEAVKKVEEYDPDLMILDLMLPKKDGLEVAREVRQTHDMPIIMVTAKDTEIDKVLGLEMGADDYVTKPFSNRELVARVKANLRRRDLTQKATEDDEDKNITIGNLVIMPEAYMVEKNGEKIELTHREFELLHYLAQHMGQVMTREHLLQTVWGYDYFGDVRTVDVTVRRLREKIEDNPSSPTILVTRRGVGYYVKNPSDE; encoded by the coding sequence ATGCCAAAGAAGATTTTAGTCGTTGACGATGAAAAACCAATTTCTGACATTATTAAATTTAATCTGACTAAGGAAGGCTTTGATGTCGACACTGCATATGACGGCGAAGAAGCTGTTAAAAAAGTTGAGGAATATGATCCCGATTTAATGATTCTTGACTTGATGTTACCAAAAAAAGACGGTTTAGAGGTTGCACGTGAAGTGCGCCAAACTCATGATATGCCAATTATTATGGTAACGGCTAAAGACACTGAGATTGATAAGGTGTTAGGTCTTGAAATGGGAGCAGATGATTATGTTACTAAGCCTTTTTCTAACCGAGAATTAGTTGCTAGAGTAAAGGCAAACTTGCGTAGACGTGACTTGACTCAAAAAGCTACTGAAGATGATGAAGACAAAAATATTACCATTGGCAATCTTGTGATTATGCCTGAAGCTTATATGGTTGAAAAAAATGGTGAAAAAATTGAATTAACGCATCGTGAATTTGAATTACTTCATTATTTAGCACAGCATATGGGACAAGTAATGACTAGAGAGCATTTATTACAAACCGTTTGGGGCTATGACTATTTTGGGGATGTTAGAACTGTAGATGTAACTGTGCGACGCTTACGGGAAAAGATCGAAGACAATCCAAGTTCACCAACGATTTTAGTTACCAGACGTGGAGTAGGATATTACGTTAAAAACCCATCAGATGAATAA
- a CDS encoding S1C family serine protease has translation MAENNTKNSNKHNALIKTGIVGVVAGLLGGGVAYAGLSQINGQNAPQTTVAPTAKVEKSNSKNSSQMTNAFNTVKNSVVSVVNLKRQSSSSTSDPFGIFGSDSSSSSKKNSKSDLETYSEGSGVIYMKSNGKGYIVTNNHVVSGSDEIQVILSDGKKVTAKKVGTDAETDLAVLTIDGKYVTQTAQFGSSKNLEPGQQVIAVGSPLGSEYATSVTQGIISAKNRTIDVTNSSGQVTNQATVIQTDAAINPGNSGGPLVNMSGQVIGINSMKLSSSSDGTAVEGMGFAIPSDEVVSIINQLVKNGKITRPKLGVRIVSVDELTEYGRKKLGLPDSVKSGVYVASVTKNGSAEKAGIKARDVITKIDGKDVDSVVSLHTALYAHKIGDTVTLQVVRDGKSQDIKVTLS, from the coding sequence ATGGCAGAAAATAATACTAAGAACTCTAATAAGCATAATGCTCTAATTAAAACTGGTATTGTAGGAGTGGTTGCAGGATTACTCGGTGGTGGAGTAGCTTATGCAGGTTTGTCTCAAATTAACGGACAGAATGCTCCACAAACAACTGTTGCGCCAACAGCTAAGGTTGAGAAGTCTAACAGTAAGAACAGCAGTCAGATGACTAATGCCTTTAATACGGTAAAGAATTCTGTTGTTTCTGTTGTAAACTTGAAGAGACAAAGTTCTTCTTCAACTAGTGATCCATTTGGTATTTTTGGGTCTGATAGTTCCAGCTCTTCAAAGAAGAATTCTAAATCAGATTTAGAAACTTACAGTGAAGGTTCTGGAGTTATTTACATGAAATCTAATGGTAAAGGCTACATTGTAACCAATAATCACGTGGTTTCTGGAAGTGATGAAATCCAAGTTATTTTAAGTGATGGTAAAAAGGTAACGGCTAAAAAAGTCGGAACTGATGCAGAAACAGACTTGGCTGTCTTAACTATTGATGGTAAATATGTTACTCAAACTGCCCAATTTGGTTCATCTAAGAACTTAGAGCCAGGTCAACAAGTAATTGCTGTTGGTTCTCCACTTGGGAGCGAATATGCAACTAGTGTAACTCAAGGTATTATTTCTGCTAAGAATAGAACAATAGATGTAACTAATTCATCTGGCCAAGTAACTAATCAGGCAACCGTTATTCAGACTGATGCAGCTATTAACCCCGGTAATTCAGGTGGTCCATTAGTTAATATGTCTGGCCAAGTAATTGGTATTAACTCAATGAAATTGTCTTCTTCTAGTGATGGGACTGCCGTTGAAGGAATGGGCTTTGCAATTCCTAGTGATGAAGTTGTTTCAATTATTAATCAATTGGTTAAGAATGGTAAAATTACGCGTCCTAAATTAGGCGTAAGAATTGTATCTGTTGATGAATTAACAGAATATGGCCGCAAGAAACTTGGTTTGCCTGACAGTGTTAAATCTGGTGTCTATGTCGCTAGTGTGACCAAGAATGGTAGTGCAGAGAAGGCTGGTATCAAGGCTCGTGATGTAATTACGAAGATTGATGGCAAAGATGTGGATAGCGTTGTTTCACTACATACAGCTCTTTATGCACATAAGATTGGCGATACAGTAACCCTTCAAGTGGTTAGAGATGGAAAATCACAAGATATCAAAGTTACCTTAAGTTAA
- a CDS encoding MBL fold metallo-hydrolase, which translates to MKVSVLSSGSTGNSTLIETKQHKILMDAGLSGKKTKDLLAQVEVDIKDIDMIFISHDHTDHSGGLGVLMRRYPQISAYANSGTWNYLIESKKIGNLPVEQINTFESGVTKTFGDLDVTSFATSHDAAEPQYYVFSSGGKRFACLTDTGYVSSAVKDEIKNADGYLMEFNYDDMMLRNGPYSWALKHRIMSDVGHLSNNQAADTLLDVVSSKTKNIFLAHRSQHNNTQYLAHETAHDLLVAGDANLPADVKIIDTNPLEAGSLTEI; encoded by the coding sequence TTGAAAGTATCAGTTTTATCAAGCGGATCAACAGGTAATTCTACTTTAATAGAAACTAAGCAACATAAAATTTTAATGGATGCAGGTTTATCTGGAAAAAAGACCAAGGACTTACTGGCTCAAGTCGAAGTTGATATTAAAGATATTGATATGATTTTTATTAGTCATGATCATACAGATCATTCAGGTGGCTTAGGAGTCTTAATGAGGCGGTATCCACAAATTTCAGCTTATGCGAATTCCGGTACCTGGAATTATTTAATTGAAAGTAAGAAAATTGGCAACTTGCCCGTTGAACAGATCAATACGTTTGAATCAGGGGTAACTAAAACTTTTGGGGACTTAGATGTAACTAGTTTTGCTACTAGTCATGACGCAGCTGAGCCCCAATATTATGTTTTTAGCAGTGGCGGTAAACGATTTGCTTGTTTAACAGATACAGGATATGTCTCAAGTGCTGTTAAAGATGAAATTAAGAATGCAGATGGCTATCTAATGGAGTTTAATTATGATGACATGATGCTTAGAAATGGACCATATTCTTGGGCTTTGAAGCATCGAATTATGTCTGATGTTGGACATCTTTCAAACAATCAGGCGGCTGATACATTACTTGATGTTGTTTCTTCAAAAACTAAAAACATCTTTTTGGCTCACCGTAGTCAACATAATAATACTCAGTATTTAGCTCATGAGACTGCACATGATTTATTGGTTGCAGGGGATGCAAATCTGCCCGCAGATGTTAAAATTATTGATACCAATCCACTAGAAGCCGGATCACTCACAGAAATATAA
- the walK gene encoding cell wall metabolism sensor histidine kinase WalK: MKKIKSVLNSINFKIAIIFMLLLLATIEVVGASFTRQLEQNSIQNFESSIQVPNIITNQIASQLSRANSKSANQQLSQIISNYNLGDISQLMVVDNKGVIRAVSNVNDQNRIGQRTSNADIKSVLSNGKQVSKVINDNGNYMVQISPLTSANGTNTPVGAIYVRASLQGVFNNLRQVSIYFLIASLIAAVLGAVVALVISRAITRPIEEMRKQALRVANGDYSGHVRVYAQDELGQLAEAFNTLSVRIERTQEISDSERRRLDNVLTHMTDGVIATDRHGNITIINETALDFLGKTEKDVIGKPITNLLGLKDVTIQDLLSTQQELVVRVNDNTRDEMILHANFSLIQRVTGFVSGLVCVLHDITQQQKNEREQQQFVSNVSHELRTPLTSLRAYVEALNDGAWKDPNIAPQFLHVIQDETERMIRMINDLLSLSRMDRGVAKMDLEWVNLNDFVNHVLNRFDMMLKSDTDKTHKKKYSIKREFPHQALWVEIDTDKMMQVIDNIMNNAIKYSPDGGVITVRLLQAQKHVILSISDQGLGIPRKDLNKIFDRFYRVDKARSRKQGGTGLGLAISKEIVEAHHGRIWADSAEGSGSTFYISLPYEAISEEGENWDEV, translated from the coding sequence ATGAAGAAAATAAAAAGTGTACTAAATTCTATTAATTTTAAAATCGCAATCATTTTTATGTTGCTACTACTAGCAACGATTGAAGTAGTTGGAGCTTCTTTTACTAGACAACTTGAACAAAATTCAATTCAGAATTTTGAGTCTTCAATTCAAGTGCCAAACATTATTACTAACCAAATTGCCAGTCAATTGAGTAGGGCAAACAGTAAGAGTGCTAATCAGCAGCTAAGCCAGATTATTTCAAACTATAATCTCGGCGACATTAGTCAATTAATGGTAGTAGATAATAAAGGCGTGATCCGAGCTGTTTCAAATGTTAATGATCAGAATCGAATTGGCCAGCGGACTAGTAATGCGGATATAAAAAGCGTGCTTTCAAATGGAAAACAAGTTTCTAAGGTGATTAATGATAATGGAAACTATATGGTGCAAATTTCACCATTAACATCTGCTAATGGAACTAATACGCCTGTGGGAGCTATTTATGTAAGAGCTAGTTTACAGGGTGTATTCAATAATTTACGGCAAGTTTCTATTTACTTTTTGATTGCCTCATTAATTGCGGCTGTTTTAGGTGCAGTAGTTGCCTTGGTAATTTCCCGGGCCATAACTCGGCCGATTGAAGAAATGCGTAAGCAAGCTTTGCGGGTCGCAAATGGAGATTATTCTGGACACGTACGTGTCTATGCCCAAGATGAGTTAGGGCAATTAGCTGAAGCATTTAATACTTTGTCAGTACGAATTGAGAGAACACAAGAGATTTCTGATAGTGAACGACGACGGTTAGATAATGTTTTGACCCATATGACAGATGGGGTTATTGCGACTGATCGTCACGGAAATATTACTATCATTAATGAAACTGCCTTAGACTTTTTAGGCAAAACTGAAAAAGATGTTATTGGAAAACCAATTACTAATTTGCTTGGTTTAAAAGATGTTACAATTCAAGATCTTTTAAGTACGCAACAAGAATTAGTTGTGCGTGTAAATGATAATACAAGAGATGAAATGATTTTACATGCTAACTTTTCTTTAATTCAGCGTGTAACTGGCTTTGTTTCAGGTCTAGTTTGTGTTTTGCATGATATTACGCAACAGCAAAAAAATGAACGGGAACAACAGCAATTTGTGTCTAACGTTTCACATGAACTTAGAACTCCATTAACAAGCTTAAGAGCCTATGTTGAAGCCTTAAATGATGGGGCATGGAAGGATCCAAATATTGCACCGCAATTTTTACATGTTATCCAAGATGAAACTGAACGGATGATTAGGATGATTAATGATCTGCTTAGCTTATCAAGAATGGATCGTGGTGTAGCTAAAATGGACTTAGAGTGGGTTAACTTAAACGATTTTGTTAACCATGTTCTAAATCGTTTTGATATGATGCTGAAGTCTGATACAGATAAAACGCATAAAAAGAAGTATTCAATCAAGCGTGAATTTCCTCACCAAGCTTTATGGGTAGAAATCGATACTGATAAGATGATGCAAGTAATCGATAATATTATGAACAATGCAATTAAGTATTCACCTGACGGAGGCGTTATAACAGTTCGCCTTCTTCAAGCCCAAAAGCATGTCATCTTAAGTATTTCTGACCAAGGATTGGGAATCCCAAGAAAAGACTTAAATAAGATTTTCGATAGATTTTACCGTGTTGATAAAGCTCGTTCTCGTAAGCAAGGCGGAACTGGATTAGGATTAGCTATTTCTAAAGAAATAGTAGAAGCACACCATGGCCGGATTTGGGCAGATAGTGCTGAAGGTTCCGGATCAACTTTCTACATTTCTTTGCCCTATGAAGCAATTAGTGAGGAAGGAGAAAACTGGGATGAGGTTTAA
- a CDS encoding glycosyltransferase family 8 protein encodes MTIPVFYSISDDFTKYAAVSLNSLVKNSNPENDYTVIFLNQDLSKEHEDQLAALGNDHVHVEFFHIDEKLVKPIQDRKENYLRADFFTMSIFYRLFIPDLFPQYDKAIYIDSDTVVTDDIAKLYNTELGNNLFGACTDSSIQYVDKMVKYIKDVPDLDPKKYINSGMLVLNSKAFRDEGFIAHFMDLLEKYHFDCIAPDQDYLNEIGDGRILHLDPRWDAMPNENTEPLPNPGLIHYNLFFKPWHFDNVQYQDYFWKYAKETPFYEELRAELDNYTDEERSEDRAKLDHMLEKEDSTVVDPNNWAHVKAKGERIKL; translated from the coding sequence ATGACTATTCCAGTTTTTTATAGTATTAGCGATGATTTTACCAAATATGCTGCAGTATCTTTAAATTCATTAGTTAAGAATTCTAATCCAGAAAATGACTATACAGTTATCTTTCTAAACCAAGATCTATCTAAAGAACACGAAGATCAACTAGCAGCTTTGGGTAATGACCATGTACACGTTGAATTCTTCCACATTGATGAGAAATTAGTAAAGCCGATCCAAGATAGAAAAGAAAACTATCTTCGGGCTGACTTTTTCACAATGTCGATCTTTTACCGCCTCTTCATTCCCGACCTTTTCCCGCAATATGATAAGGCAATCTATATTGACAGCGATACAGTAGTCACTGATGACATTGCTAAGCTATACAATACGGAATTAGGCAATAATTTATTTGGCGCATGTACTGATTCTTCTATTCAATATGTAGATAAAATGGTGAAATATATCAAAGATGTCCCAGACCTTGATCCTAAAAAGTATATTAACTCTGGAATGCTGGTCTTAAATTCTAAGGCCTTTAGAGATGAAGGTTTTATTGCTCATTTTATGGACTTGCTTGAGAAGTATCATTTTGACTGTATTGCTCCAGATCAAGATTATTTGAATGAAATTGGTGATGGTCGAATCTTGCATCTTGATCCTCGCTGGGATGCAATGCCTAATGAAAATACAGAACCCCTTCCTAATCCAGGTTTAATTCACTATAACTTGTTCTTTAAGCCATGGCACTTTGATAACGTTCAGTACCAAGATTACTTCTGGAAGTACGCTAAAGAAACGCCCTTCTATGAAGAACTACGCGCAGAATTAGATAATTATACTGATGAAGAGCGTAGTGAAGATCGAGCTAAGTTAGATCATATGCTTGAAAAAGAAGATAGCACCGTCGTTGATCCCAATAATTGGGCTCATGTAAAAGCTAAAGGCGAAAGGATTAAACTATGA
- a CDS encoding two-component system regulatory protein YycI, translated as MDFKRIEWIFLIVFIGINIFLGIELWQTPTLLSAGSTPTQTDIKSETSADQITIPKVNDKQEDGYYLAAKNDDSWIKKATQQVKGQVENNSSENLISVHLDKPITLSKNKKEALREVMRFKDDSQNVYQGKNYTYLSELSEGDDYIFNQKTKYGEFFAATARLHISVKDNQIVSYSQSYVDGLNPVRERQNTISSKAAVDSLYTYSELPNNSKVILLKQVYTKLLTVKGNTIYIPTWLAAIENNTSKTVTLKRVNAFTGTIIQNNVTTDDSKE; from the coding sequence ATGGACTTTAAAAGAATTGAATGGATATTTTTAATTGTATTTATCGGGATTAATATCTTTTTGGGAATTGAGTTATGGCAAACGCCAACTCTCTTATCTGCTGGTTCTACTCCGACTCAGACTGATATTAAGAGTGAGACAAGTGCTGATCAAATTACTATTCCGAAGGTTAATGATAAACAAGAAGATGGATATTATTTGGCGGCTAAGAATGATGACTCGTGGATCAAAAAAGCTACTCAGCAGGTAAAAGGACAAGTAGAAAATAATTCAAGTGAAAATCTTATTTCTGTTCATCTAGATAAGCCAATTACTTTATCTAAAAATAAAAAAGAAGCCCTAAGAGAAGTCATGCGTTTTAAGGATGATAGTCAAAATGTATATCAAGGTAAAAACTATACCTACCTTTCAGAATTATCTGAGGGGGACGATTATATTTTTAACCAAAAGACTAAATATGGAGAATTTTTTGCTGCAACAGCTCGGCTTCATATTAGTGTAAAAGATAATCAAATTGTTTCTTATTCACAAAGTTATGTCGATGGCTTAAATCCTGTTCGTGAACGCCAAAATACAATTAGTTCAAAAGCCGCTGTAGACTCTTTATATACTTACAGTGAATTACCAAATAATTCTAAGGTTATCTTGTTGAAGCAAGTCTATACTAAATTATTAACAGTTAAGGGAAATACTATTTATATTCCAACTTGGTTAGCAGCAATTGAAAATAATACTTCTAAGACAGTTACCTTGAAGCGTGTAAATGCATTTACGGGAACAATTATTCAAAATAATGTTACGACTGATGATTCTAAGGAGTGA
- a CDS encoding glycosyltransferase family 8 protein: MNIMFCGDSHAEDGILIATLSLLKNTSAPLHLYILTMQAEGYEAFNEQAFNLIKKIIKEKDPNNTAELIDCTELFKKEPPRANMETRFTPYAMLRLFADQIPQIPDRILYLDDDIIVRKDISDFYNQDLTNVELVGVLDFWGRFFFHNLHSHKTFDYLNSGVLLLNMNEIKKTRLFAKVREKMSDKKMLLPDQSALNKLATKKRIAPRCYNEQYRLHPDTKIQHFTTSFRFKPYFHTLTVKPWDVERVHSVLKLHEYDDLLKQYTELKPLLKQR, translated from the coding sequence ATGAATATTATGTTTTGCGGCGACTCTCACGCCGAAGATGGTATTTTAATTGCAACTCTATCTTTATTAAAAAATACCTCCGCTCCCCTGCACCTCTATATCTTAACCATGCAGGCAGAAGGATATGAAGCTTTTAATGAACAAGCTTTTAACTTAATCAAAAAAATTATTAAAGAAAAAGATCCAAACAACACTGCTGAATTAATTGACTGTACTGAGTTGTTCAAAAAAGAGCCTCCGCGCGCTAATATGGAGACTCGTTTCACTCCTTATGCCATGCTGAGATTATTTGCGGACCAAATTCCACAAATCCCTGATCGCATCTTGTACTTAGATGACGATATTATTGTACGTAAGGATATTAGTGATTTTTATAACCAAGACTTAACTAATGTGGAATTAGTTGGTGTTTTAGATTTCTGGGGGCGCTTTTTCTTCCATAATCTTCACAGCCACAAAACTTTTGACTACCTTAACTCCGGAGTTTTGCTTTTAAATATGAATGAAATTAAAAAGACAAGATTATTTGCAAAAGTTCGAGAAAAAATGAGCGATAAAAAAATGCTCCTTCCCGACCAATCTGCCTTAAACAAACTTGCGACCAAAAAAAGAATTGCTCCTCGCTGCTACAACGAACAGTACCGGCTCCATCCTGATACAAAAATCCAACATTTTACAACTAGCTTTCGCTTTAAACCCTACTTCCACACTTTAACAGTTAAACCTTGGGATGTAGAACGTGTTCATAGTGTCTTGAAATTACATGAATATGATGATTTACTTAAGCAGTACACAGAACTTAAGCCGCTTTTAAAGCAGCGCTAA
- a CDS encoding glycosyltransferase family 8 protein, translated as MTIPVFYTISDNYTPYAAVSIQSLIDHVDPKKDYTITLLVQSISDEHKKSLEDLSTENVHVNIFHIDDEMVAPIHNSEENYLRAQFFTMSIFYRLFIPNLFPQYDKAVYLDADTIICTDIAELYNTEIGDNMFASVPDMSIRFIKPLQVYIKECQGIFPPEKYINNGVILFNMKEFRDKKFVDKFYSLIEKYHFDNIDPDQAYMNEICEDKIYHLPLEWDAMPNEHMDEIKDPKIVHYNLFFKPWHFADVQYGQYFWDVAKKSPYYDELKEQLDSFTDEDRKKARADLDWMIKKVDEIKNEDVTWAKVKKTTSVKI; from the coding sequence ATGACTATCCCAGTTTTTTACACAATTAGTGATAATTACACACCTTACGCAGCTGTTTCGATTCAGTCTTTAATTGATCATGTTGATCCAAAGAAGGACTATACAATCACTCTTTTAGTCCAAAGTATTAGTGATGAACATAAAAAGAGTCTCGAAGATCTTTCAACTGAAAATGTTCATGTTAATATTTTCCATATCGATGATGAAATGGTAGCTCCAATTCACAATAGTGAAGAAAATTATTTACGAGCACAATTCTTTACCATGTCTATTTTCTACCGTCTCTTTATCCCTAATCTTTTCCCGCAATATGATAAGGCCGTTTACTTAGATGCCGACACAATTATCTGCACTGATATTGCTGAACTCTACAATACTGAAATTGGCGATAACATGTTTGCGAGTGTCCCTGATATGTCAATTAGATTTATTAAACCGCTACAAGTTTATATTAAGGAATGCCAAGGCATCTTCCCACCAGAAAAATACATCAATAATGGTGTGATTTTATTCAATATGAAAGAATTTAGAGATAAAAAATTCGTTGATAAATTCTATTCATTAATTGAAAAATATCATTTTGACAATATTGATCCTGACCAAGCTTATATGAATGAAATTTGTGAAGATAAGATCTATCACTTACCGCTTGAGTGGGATGCAATGCCTAATGAACATATGGATGAAATCAAAGATCCAAAAATCGTTCACTACAACCTTTTCTTTAAGCCATGGCACTTTGCAGATGTTCAATATGGTCAATATTTCTGGGATGTTGCTAAAAAATCCCCATACTATGATGAGTTAAAAGAACAATTGGACAGCTTTACTGATGAAGATCGTAAAAAAGCCCGCGCTGATCTTGATTGGATGATTAAAAAAGTCGATGAAATTAAAAATGAAGATGTAACTTGGGCAAAAGTTAAAAAGACTACGTCCGTAAAAATATAA
- a CDS encoding 1-acyl-sn-glycerol-3-phosphate acyltransferase, giving the protein MNTKPSKHHTIYYNSTTDDVVESKRQDFTLPDNYQIIKHTPLNYLMRFLAAGFAYFFTYGLMHVKVIGRDKLSKYKDEGYFVYGNHTQMVNDVFMPLTLFGWKNYYAIANQANWGIPVIGKTLLPYGGLPVGKNIKQAIKLLKAVKTLTKENAHIVIYPEAHVWPYYTGIRSFPETSFNFPVQANKVSFVMTTTYQKRKFGKHPKITVYIDGPFFPDSTLTKKEQQKKLHDQVFDQLKKRSKNSGYQYYHYQKREIGD; this is encoded by the coding sequence ATGAATACTAAACCATCTAAACATCATACTATCTACTATAATTCCACAACCGATGACGTTGTTGAAAGTAAAAGGCAAGATTTTACCCTGCCTGATAATTACCAAATCATTAAACACACGCCACTTAATTATCTAATGCGATTTTTAGCTGCCGGTTTTGCTTATTTTTTTACTTATGGCCTAATGCATGTCAAAGTAATAGGTAGGGATAAGCTATCTAAATATAAAGATGAAGGTTATTTTGTTTACGGAAACCATACTCAAATGGTTAACGATGTCTTCATGCCTTTAACCTTATTTGGCTGGAAAAATTACTATGCTATTGCTAATCAGGCAAATTGGGGAATTCCTGTTATTGGAAAAACGCTCCTACCTTACGGGGGATTACCAGTAGGTAAAAATATTAAACAAGCTATCAAATTACTTAAAGCTGTTAAAACCTTAACTAAAGAAAATGCTCATATTGTAATCTATCCAGAAGCTCATGTCTGGCCTTACTATACCGGTATTCGATCATTTCCAGAAACCAGCTTTAATTTTCCCGTCCAGGCAAATAAAGTAAGTTTTGTAATGACGACAACTTATCAAAAACGCAAATTTGGTAAGCATCCCAAAATTACTGTTTATATTGATGGTCCCTTCTTCCCGGACTCTACCTTGACCAAAAAAGAGCAACAAAAAAAGCTCCATGATCAAGTCTTCGATCAACTAAAAAAGCGTTCTAAAAATAGCGGCTATCAATATTATCACTATCAAAAACGAGAAATTGGAGATTAA